A genome region from Flavobacterium sp. includes the following:
- a CDS encoding isoprenyl transferase: MNLLDSIDQSNLPKHLAIIMDGNGRWAKQQGFMRAFGHENGTKSVKKTITTCAKLGIKYLTLYAFSTENWNRPKLEVEALMKILINSLKKELVTLQENNIRLNAIGNLDKLPKTAQKELLDVIEKTKNNTRLTLTLALSYGSREELVNAVRTISDKVKNNIISIDTIDDLIINEHLYTQNLPDVDLLIRTSGEHRISNFLLWQIAYAELYFTNVLWPDFKDQDLYEAIISYQKRERRFGKTSEQIK; the protein is encoded by the coding sequence ATGAATTTACTAGACTCTATAGATCAATCAAACTTACCTAAACATCTGGCCATTATAATGGACGGAAACGGGCGCTGGGCTAAACAACAAGGCTTCATGAGAGCTTTTGGACATGAAAACGGCACTAAATCTGTAAAAAAAACAATTACTACTTGTGCTAAACTTGGTATTAAGTATTTAACCTTGTATGCTTTTTCTACAGAAAACTGGAATCGTCCGAAATTAGAGGTAGAAGCTTTAATGAAAATATTGATCAATTCCTTAAAAAAAGAGCTAGTTACACTACAGGAAAATAATATTAGGCTTAATGCAATTGGTAATCTTGATAAATTACCAAAAACGGCACAAAAAGAGCTTTTAGATGTAATTGAAAAAACTAAAAACAATACCAGACTTACGTTAACACTTGCTTTGAGCTATGGTTCCAGAGAAGAATTAGTAAACGCTGTCAGAACAATAAGTGATAAAGTTAAAAATAATATAATTTCAATAGACACTATTGACGATTTAATTATAAATGAGCATCTTTACACGCAAAATTTACCTGACGTAGATTTATTAATACGAACAAGTGGAGAACATAGAATAAGTAATTTTTTGCTTTGGCAGATTGCCTATGCAGAATTGTATTTTACTAATGTCTTGTGGCCAGACTTTAAAGATCAAGATTTATATGAGGCTATTATTAGTTATCAAAAAAGAGAACGTAGATTTGGAAAAACCAGTGAACAAATTAAATAA